The Erigeron canadensis isolate Cc75 chromosome 4, C_canadensis_v1, whole genome shotgun sequence genome window below encodes:
- the LOC122595611 gene encoding esterase OVCA2-like isoform X2, with product MMQQSTNILRTPKKPRFLCLHGHLSSATILEQQLKVWPESVTSKMEFVYVNGSVPLDYDDGTSVDQYFGWFDFDKVTMDQYEIIDEGIAYIEDRMIELGPFDGLLGFSEGALISASLPGLQQQGLCLKKVEKIEHVIVISGGGYPVPELTEPALPFPINIPSLHIFGETDIARRHAPELVDAYVDPLVLYHHGGHEVPKLDEEGLRIMYEFLERINAIF from the exons ATGATGCAACAATCGACCAATATTCTAAGGACTCCAAAGAAACCTAGATTTCTATGCCTCCATGGACACTTGTCGAGTGCTACAATACTTGAACAACAACTTAAAGTGTGGCCAGAATCAGTTACCAGTAAAATGGAATTCGTATACGTCAATGGAAGTGTCCCCCTCGACTACGATGATGGAACATCAGTCGATCAATATTTTGGATGGTTCGACTTCGACAAg GTTACTATGGATCAGTATGAAATAATTGACGAAGGAATTGCATATATAGAAGATCGTATGATAGAGCTTGGACCGTTCGACGGATTGCTTGGTTTTTCTGAA GGAGCCCTTATATCAGCATCATTACCAGGATTGCAGCAACAG GGGCTTTGTCTCAAAAAAGTTGAGAAAATTGAACATGTTATCGTAATTTCTGGAGGTGGATATCCAGTACCAGAGCTTACAGAACCAGCTTTACCTTTTCCGATAAATATTCCATCCCTTCACATTTTTG GAGAAACTGACATTGCAAGGCGACATGCACCAGAACTCGTCGACGCATATGTGGATCCACTAGTTTTATACCATCATGGTGGTCATGAGGTGCCGAAACTag ACGAAGAAGGATTGAGAATCATGTATGAATTCCTTGAGAGAATTAATGCAATCTTTTGA
- the LOC122595610 gene encoding unconventional prefoldin RPB5 interactor isoform X1: protein MAEQPIKGTVMSLSSLFDPEDTHKASGRVLETISQHQKQVQQLQSFLNDNTNLINLVKKLPDQLHHDIMVPFGKAAFFPGKLIHTNELMVLLGEGYYAERTSKQTVEILKRRGKELELQIETLNTIIKDLKFEASFFDETATEAAEGIVEIREDYVDEVSNKDETTTAGLELEMNSGEDDFARILSRMDELEKEELESENVEEGEEEEEETSDLSPLMSRISVEPKPGIRTSEVQRENEHSISQRSSQTQTQQDMSKLFKPEDSLALSVSKDAHVKVPTSSVSNTPPMLVEHNKLKESLLPTPVPKNEVSTLASKSSNDNSKRSVSNEVSNVASSSAYDTSKAFTGSIVERTHNVEKVQKGQTPAPSSKPVSRFKLQRK from the exons ATGGCAGAGCAACCCATAAAGGGAACAGTGATGTCACTATCTTCACTATTTGACCCGGAAGACACCCATAAGGCTTCGGGTCGGGTCCTTGAAACAATTTCCCAACATCAGAAACAAGTCCAACAATTACAATCTTTCTTAAATGATAACACCAATTTGATCAATCTTGTTAAAAAGCTTCCTGACCAATTGCATCATGATATCATG gTTCCTTTTGGGAAGGCAGCCTTCTTTCCTGGCAAGCTGATACATACTAATGAACTCATG GTCCTTTTAGGTGAAGGATACTATGCTGAGAGAACATCCAAACAAACGGTTGAGATTCTGAAAAGAAGAGGAAAGGAACTAGAGTTACAGATTGAAACCCTTAACACTATTATAAAGGATCTCAAGTTTGAGGCATCCTTCTTTGATGAAACAGCTACCGAGGCTGCA GAAGGTATTGTCGAAATAAGAGAAGACTATGTTGATGAAGTGTCTAATAAAGACGAGACAACGACAGCAG GTCTTGAGTTAGAGATGAATTCAGGAGAAGATGATTTTGCTCGTATATTATCACGGATGgatgaacttgaaaaagaagaactaGAATCTGAAAATGTAGAGGAAGGCGAAGAGGAAGAGGAAGAGACATCTGATTTAAGTCCTCTTATGAGCCGTATTTCAGTGGAACCCAAACCTGGGATCAGAACTTCAGAG GTACAAAGGGAGAATGAGCATTCCATAAGCCAAAGATCTTCCCAAACTCAGACTCAACAAGACATGTCCAAGCTGTTTAAG CCTGAAGACTCTCTGGCTCTTTCTGTATCCAAAG ATGCACATGTAAAAGTTCCAACATCGAGTGTATCAAACACCCCTCCAATGCTCGTTGAGCATAATAAATTGAAAGAAAGTTTGCTCCCTACACCTGTGCCAAAGAATGAG gtttccACCCTTGCTTCAAAATCGAGCAATGACAATAGCAAAAGAAGTGTGTCAAATGAG GTTTCCAATGTTGCTTCAAGCTCAGCATATGATACAAGCAAG GCCTTTACGGGTTCCATTGTGGAACGCACTCATAATGTGGAGAAAGTTCAAAAGGGTCAAACACCTGCACCTTCATCAAAACCCGTATCAAGATTCAAGCTGCAAAGAAAGTAG
- the LOC122595610 gene encoding unconventional prefoldin RPB5 interactor isoform X3: MAEQPIKGTVMSLSSLFDPEDTHKASGRVLETISQHQKQVQQLQSFLNDNTNLINLVKKLPDQLHHDIMVPFGKAAFFPGKLIHTNELMVLLGEGYYAERTSKQTVEILKRRGKELELQIETLNTIIKDLKFEASFFDETATEAAEGIVEIREDYVDEVSNKDETTTAGEDDFARILSRMDELEKEELESENVEEGEEEEEETSDLSPLMSRISVEPKPGIRTSEVQRENEHSISQRSSQTQTQQDMSKLFKPEDSLALSVSKDAHVKVPTSSVSNTPPMLVEHNKLKESLLPTPVPKNEVSTLASKSSNDNSKRSVSNEVSNVASSSAYDTSKAFTGSIVERTHNVEKVQKGQTPAPSSKPVSRFKLQRK; encoded by the exons ATGGCAGAGCAACCCATAAAGGGAACAGTGATGTCACTATCTTCACTATTTGACCCGGAAGACACCCATAAGGCTTCGGGTCGGGTCCTTGAAACAATTTCCCAACATCAGAAACAAGTCCAACAATTACAATCTTTCTTAAATGATAACACCAATTTGATCAATCTTGTTAAAAAGCTTCCTGACCAATTGCATCATGATATCATG gTTCCTTTTGGGAAGGCAGCCTTCTTTCCTGGCAAGCTGATACATACTAATGAACTCATG GTCCTTTTAGGTGAAGGATACTATGCTGAGAGAACATCCAAACAAACGGTTGAGATTCTGAAAAGAAGAGGAAAGGAACTAGAGTTACAGATTGAAACCCTTAACACTATTATAAAGGATCTCAAGTTTGAGGCATCCTTCTTTGATGAAACAGCTACCGAGGCTGCA GAAGGTATTGTCGAAATAAGAGAAGACTATGTTGATGAAGTGTCTAATAAAGACGAGACAACGACAGCAG GAGAAGATGATTTTGCTCGTATATTATCACGGATGgatgaacttgaaaaagaagaactaGAATCTGAAAATGTAGAGGAAGGCGAAGAGGAAGAGGAAGAGACATCTGATTTAAGTCCTCTTATGAGCCGTATTTCAGTGGAACCCAAACCTGGGATCAGAACTTCAGAG GTACAAAGGGAGAATGAGCATTCCATAAGCCAAAGATCTTCCCAAACTCAGACTCAACAAGACATGTCCAAGCTGTTTAAG CCTGAAGACTCTCTGGCTCTTTCTGTATCCAAAG ATGCACATGTAAAAGTTCCAACATCGAGTGTATCAAACACCCCTCCAATGCTCGTTGAGCATAATAAATTGAAAGAAAGTTTGCTCCCTACACCTGTGCCAAAGAATGAG gtttccACCCTTGCTTCAAAATCGAGCAATGACAATAGCAAAAGAAGTGTGTCAAATGAG GTTTCCAATGTTGCTTCAAGCTCAGCATATGATACAAGCAAG GCCTTTACGGGTTCCATTGTGGAACGCACTCATAATGTGGAGAAAGTTCAAAAGGGTCAAACACCTGCACCTTCATCAAAACCCGTATCAAGATTCAAGCTGCAAAGAAAGTAG
- the LOC122596463 gene encoding uncharacterized protein LOC122596463 encodes MAAAAAASSSVSQYHPFFYTNNSVTPRRKNYLIKAIKDSSSSSDSQQSEAVKLALARAKAYKKSVKSNPSPEIIKKPDPVYENSQFDENKDGFVSISAANGYPLRYTGNEQMDEDVEEKTDKKAEPKISAINFVGLGFADKKEGRGLPAGLIPVSDPFPTGNLPDVEIIVGDTSRFGNENASESNTTTEDDSELYKPKVSTWGVFPRPNNISKTYGGGKTIRPGDVLETAESKAAKDARTKQMIAAYKSRMGLNIDPKLKSECEKDLKDGDSLMEIGKLRDAIPFYERVMDKLVYQSELHGLAALQWSICLDSLNRSSEARVMYERLQSHPNVGVSKKARQFVFSFQAMEMMKVTSSRASKRKTGYQNFFDAFVENKNNLSSVETEVEEDAAVQALPYVIFLVSPIIMILVIAVQKRLA; translated from the exons atggctgctgctgctgctgcttcttCTTCTGTATCTCAATACCACCCATTTTTCTATACTAATAATTCAGTAACTCCAAGAAGAAAAAATTACTTGATCAAAGCCATCAAAgattcttcatcatcatcagattctCAGCAATCAGAAGCAGTCAAACTTGCATTAGCTAGAGCCAAAGCTTACAAGAAATCAGTCAAGTCAAACCCATCTCctgaaattattaaaaaaccAGACCCTGTTTATGAAAATTCACAATTTGATGAAAACAAAGATGGTTTTGTTTCTATATCTGCAGCAAATGGCTATCCACTGAGATATACAG GGAATGAACAAATGGATGAAGATGTTGAGGAGAAAACCGATAAGAAGGCCGAGCCAAAAATTTCCGCAATTAACTTTGTAGGTTTGGGATTTGCTGATAAGAAGGAAGGCAGGGGATTGCCAGCTGGCTTGATTCCAGTAAGCGATCCTTTCCCGACGGGAAATTTGCCTGATGTGGAAATCATTGTCGGGGATACAAGTAGGTTCGGGAATGAAAATGCCTCTGAGTCAAATACAACTACAGAAGATGATTCGGAACTTTATAAGCCCAAAGTCTCTACATGGGGAGTTTTCCCTAGACCGAATAACATTTCGAAAACA TATGGTGGTGGGAAAACTATTCGACCGGGGGACGTGCTTGAGACAGCAGAATCCAAGGCCGCAAAAGATGCACGTACAAAACAAATGATTGCTGCCTATAAAAGTCGAATGGGTTTAAATATTGATCCAAAGTTGAAGTCTGAATGTGAGAAG GATTTGAAGGATGGAGACTCGTTAATGGAGATTGGGAAGCTCAGGGATGCAATCCCCTTTTATGAAAGAGTTATGGACAAGTTGGTATACCAG AGTGAACTTCATGGTTTAGCTGCATTGCAATGGTCTATCTGTCTGGACTCCCTCAACAG ATCCAGTGAAGCTCGTGTAATGTACGAGAGGCTGCAGTCTCACCCAAATGTTGGCGTAAGCAAGAAAGCAAGGCAGTTTGTGTTTAGCTTCCAG GCAATGGAGATGATGAAGGTTACGAGCTCAAGAGCTTCTAAACGTAAAACAGGGTACCAAAATTTCTTTGATGCATTTGTAGAAAACAAGAACAACTTGTCTTCAGTTGAAACTGAAGTCGAGGAAGATGCAGCTGTCCAAGCTTTGCCGTATGTGATTTTTCTTGTTTCTCCTATCATAATGATATTGGTAATTGCTGTACAGAAAAGGTTAGCATAA
- the LOC122595610 gene encoding unconventional prefoldin RPB5 interactor isoform X2 — MAEQPIKGTVMSLSSLFDPEDTHKASGRVLETISQHQKQVQQLQSFLNDNTNLINLVKKLPDQLHHDIMVPFGKAAFFPGKLIHTNELMVLLGEGYYAERTSKQTVEILKRRGKELELQIETLNTIIKDLKFEASFFDETATEAAEGIVEIREDYVDEVSNKDETTTAEMNSGEDDFARILSRMDELEKEELESENVEEGEEEEEETSDLSPLMSRISVEPKPGIRTSEVQRENEHSISQRSSQTQTQQDMSKLFKPEDSLALSVSKDAHVKVPTSSVSNTPPMLVEHNKLKESLLPTPVPKNEVSTLASKSSNDNSKRSVSNEVSNVASSSAYDTSKAFTGSIVERTHNVEKVQKGQTPAPSSKPVSRFKLQRK, encoded by the exons ATGGCAGAGCAACCCATAAAGGGAACAGTGATGTCACTATCTTCACTATTTGACCCGGAAGACACCCATAAGGCTTCGGGTCGGGTCCTTGAAACAATTTCCCAACATCAGAAACAAGTCCAACAATTACAATCTTTCTTAAATGATAACACCAATTTGATCAATCTTGTTAAAAAGCTTCCTGACCAATTGCATCATGATATCATG gTTCCTTTTGGGAAGGCAGCCTTCTTTCCTGGCAAGCTGATACATACTAATGAACTCATG GTCCTTTTAGGTGAAGGATACTATGCTGAGAGAACATCCAAACAAACGGTTGAGATTCTGAAAAGAAGAGGAAAGGAACTAGAGTTACAGATTGAAACCCTTAACACTATTATAAAGGATCTCAAGTTTGAGGCATCCTTCTTTGATGAAACAGCTACCGAGGCTGCA GAAGGTATTGTCGAAATAAGAGAAGACTATGTTGATGAAGTGTCTAATAAAGACGAGACAACGACAGCAG AGATGAATTCAGGAGAAGATGATTTTGCTCGTATATTATCACGGATGgatgaacttgaaaaagaagaactaGAATCTGAAAATGTAGAGGAAGGCGAAGAGGAAGAGGAAGAGACATCTGATTTAAGTCCTCTTATGAGCCGTATTTCAGTGGAACCCAAACCTGGGATCAGAACTTCAGAG GTACAAAGGGAGAATGAGCATTCCATAAGCCAAAGATCTTCCCAAACTCAGACTCAACAAGACATGTCCAAGCTGTTTAAG CCTGAAGACTCTCTGGCTCTTTCTGTATCCAAAG ATGCACATGTAAAAGTTCCAACATCGAGTGTATCAAACACCCCTCCAATGCTCGTTGAGCATAATAAATTGAAAGAAAGTTTGCTCCCTACACCTGTGCCAAAGAATGAG gtttccACCCTTGCTTCAAAATCGAGCAATGACAATAGCAAAAGAAGTGTGTCAAATGAG GTTTCCAATGTTGCTTCAAGCTCAGCATATGATACAAGCAAG GCCTTTACGGGTTCCATTGTGGAACGCACTCATAATGTGGAGAAAGTTCAAAAGGGTCAAACACCTGCACCTTCATCAAAACCCGTATCAAGATTCAAGCTGCAAAGAAAGTAG
- the LOC122595611 gene encoding esterase CBG03338-like isoform X1, with the protein MAKLQNRAMLLIICTFTSILVLWCNIAMARSEDRVEDHRVTFTDKLWTADGVAKQGMMQQSTNILRTPKKPRFLCLHGHLSSATILEQQLKVWPESVTSKMEFVYVNGSVPLDYDDGTSVDQYFGWFDFDKVTMDQYEIIDEGIAYIEDRMIELGPFDGLLGFSEGALISASLPGLQQQGLCLKKVEKIEHVIVISGGGYPVPELTEPALPFPINIPSLHIFGETDIARRHAPELVDAYVDPLVLYHHGGHEVPKLDEEGLRIMYEFLERINAIF; encoded by the exons ATGGCCAAATTACAAAACAGAGCAATGTTACTGATAATTTGTACATTTACAAGTATTCTTGTGTTATGGTGTAATATTGCCATGGCCAGATCAGAGGACAGAGTAGAGGATCACCGAGTCACTTTCACAGATAAGTTATGGACCGCCGACGGGGTTGCGAAACAAG GCATGATGCAACAATCGACCAATATTCTAAGGACTCCAAAGAAACCTAGATTTCTATGCCTCCATGGACACTTGTCGAGTGCTACAATACTTGAACAACAACTTAAAGTGTGGCCAGAATCAGTTACCAGTAAAATGGAATTCGTATACGTCAATGGAAGTGTCCCCCTCGACTACGATGATGGAACATCAGTCGATCAATATTTTGGATGGTTCGACTTCGACAAg GTTACTATGGATCAGTATGAAATAATTGACGAAGGAATTGCATATATAGAAGATCGTATGATAGAGCTTGGACCGTTCGACGGATTGCTTGGTTTTTCTGAA GGAGCCCTTATATCAGCATCATTACCAGGATTGCAGCAACAG GGGCTTTGTCTCAAAAAAGTTGAGAAAATTGAACATGTTATCGTAATTTCTGGAGGTGGATATCCAGTACCAGAGCTTACAGAACCAGCTTTACCTTTTCCGATAAATATTCCATCCCTTCACATTTTTG GAGAAACTGACATTGCAAGGCGACATGCACCAGAACTCGTCGACGCATATGTGGATCCACTAGTTTTATACCATCATGGTGGTCATGAGGTGCCGAAACTag ACGAAGAAGGATTGAGAATCATGTATGAATTCCTTGAGAGAATTAATGCAATCTTTTGA